One part of the Ornithodoros turicata isolate Travis chromosome 2, ASM3712646v1, whole genome shotgun sequence genome encodes these proteins:
- the LOC135385068 gene encoding prolyl 4-hydroxylase subunit alpha-2-like translates to MNGMTPEYLVPLALSILIQLGRWHGGHGQPTPDLYTSTREQTQLLHTERMVTKALQEYVTLEEERLSRFERYSARFLHDLEGCKILLHNLYGGSRPEISSRNVDNLAVTVSGSVFPTRTDLEGAAIGLCRLQKIYHLNVSSLIEMRSPLLPPPTPNEITEIAYMCLLKDYKTPIDWVQEAMKVARNSSSAKHSFNDIMALSLLKRKQVSSAMAFARQVIRYPPESVNVSAIFRQWKTNSSAKKNPHEPVSPMEADAYYFANTCLQREDSSRRRSSKLTCRMTTATGNPAMLLQPVKVEVLSADPIIILYHDLLSREECESMCDVTKNKLSRTTIETLPAYRVGKLLWLDDGDNAVAARISRRISAVTGLSTNNAEALQIVNYGLGGHYGPHNDNWYPGASLEDYTVQNDFRLATALLYLSDVAAGGSTVFPKLDIVVRPKAGLALFWFNLKTPGENETDYVRTWSETRTRDMRTLHGSCPVLRGSKWIATKWLVESGQYKVNYQLPLRG, encoded by the exons atgaatggaatgaCCCCTGAGTACTTGGTGCCACTCGCCCTTTCTATCCTGATTCAGCTTGGCAGATGGCACGGTGGACATGGCCAGCCCACACCAGATCTGTACACGTCTACCCGTGAACAGACGCAACTGCTGCATACTGAACGCATGGTAACTAAAGCTCTGCAGGAGTACGTCACGCTGGAGGAAGAACGCCTCTCCCGCTTCGAGCGATATTCTGCGCGCTTTTTGCACGATTTAGAGGGCTGCAAGATACTATTGCACAATCTGTACGGCGGATCCAGACCCGAAATATCGAGTCGCAACGTGGACAACTTGGCCGTCACCGTTTCAGGTAGCGTATTTCCGACAAGAACAGACTTGGAAGGTGCCGCAATAGGGCTGTGTCGGCTGCAGAAAATCTACCATCTGAATGTATCTAGTCTAATAGAGATGAGGTCACCCCTCTTGCCCCCGCCAACTCCAAATGAGATAACTGAGATAGCGTACATGTGCTTGCTAAAGGACTATAAGACTCCCATTGACTGGGTACAGGAAGCAATGAAAGTAGCCAGAAACAGCAGCAGTGCCAAACATAGCTTTAACGACATCATGGCGCTTTCATTGCTCAAGAGAAAGCAAGTATCTTCCGCTATGGCCTTTGCCAGACAAGTTATTCGGTATCCACCGGAGAGTGTCAACGTATCGGCTATCTTCCGCCAATGGAAGACAAACTCAAGTGCTAAGAAAAACCCGCATGAACCTGTATCACCTATGGAAGCTGATGCGTACTATTTTGCCAACACTTGTTTACAACGAGAAGATTCGAGCCGGAGAAGAAGCTCTAAGTTGACATGCAGAATGACAACAGCAACTGGTAACCCAGCAATGCTCCTTCAACCAGTGAAAGTGGAAGTGCTGTCTGCCGATCCGATCATAATCTTATACCATGATCTGTTGAGTAGGGAAGAGTGCGAATCGATGTGCGATGTCACAAAGAACAAGCTAAGTCGTACAACCATAGAGACGTTACCAGCATATCGAGTAGGAAAG TTGCTTTGGCTCGACGACGGTGACAACGCCGTCGCTGCGAGGATATCACGACGTATCTCAGCAGTTACTGGACTGAGTACTAATAATGCAGAGGCACTTCAGATAGTCAACTACGGACTGGGTGGTCACTACGGACCCCACAACGACAACTGGTATCCAGGAGCTTCACTGGAGGACTACACTGTGCAAAATGACTTCCGTTTAGCAACGGCTCTCCTCTACCTCTCAGACGTGGCAGCCGGTGGCTCTACCGTTTTCCCGAAATTGGACATCGTAGTCAGGCCTAAAGCTGGTCTGGCTCTCTTCTGGTTCAACCTGAAGACTCCTGGGGAAAATGAGACGGATTACGTGCGGACATGGAGCGAGACGCGCACCAGAGATATGCGGACGTTACATGGCTCCTGCCCCGTCTTGAGAGGCTCCAAATGGATTGCTACAAAATGGCTCGTAGAAAGCGGACAGTACAAAGTTAACTACCAATTACCCCTACGTGGGTGA